The window taataacttaaagttttctaaagattttttgtgttttttttaagttttacgtTTTCTTTTACATTCTTTGGCAGTCTTTTTTAAAATCTCTGCTGCTAATTTCTTATTAGTTTCCATTTGTGCTAAATCCTTTTCACGTTGTGGTATAATTTGTTTGGTTTCTGGTATGTTAACACGTTTACTGGCTCTTCTAATGGGACCTCTGGCCATTTGTTCGCTACCACTGGGTTCTATAACTAAACTAACATTATTTACTTCCTCCTCTGTTGGTCTTAAAGGCACACCTTTCTTTTTTCTACCGCCTGCTGCAGAGGGGGCTTTTCTAGCTCTTTTAGCTCGTGTAGGTTTTTCAGCTGTCTCATCCGTATCCACATTACCTGACATTTTTTCAATGGCATTTTGTACTCTCTTACTAACCTTGATTTGTCTTAAACTTAAAGCATTTTTAACGTTAAAATAATTACGTATCGATTGTTGTGTACGTTTctcatttaatttctttaaaacaggATTTAGTATATCATCCGTTTTACTTGTAGTCCAACCGAAATTTTTCTTAGCAAATTCTCTTAAGGACTCTACATCTGGATAACCCCAAGTAAAGGTTTCTTTGTTTTCATCTACTTTGGGTGTTAAGTAGGCTTCTACTACAGCAGTATTGGGGAATCCTTCAtgtatttcgatattttttaattttttctgtaaagCCAAACGTGCCGAAGTTCCAGGAGGTGCTGCAGTTGACTTAAACGATTGCCACCAATTGCGAAATCTTTGCAGAGTAATAAGAATGTTTTGTATGGTTGTTGTGGAAGAATCTTCGGTTTTATTGATCAGTTCCTTAGGGGTAAATGAAGCTAAAATCTCTAAGGCAGTTACTGCGCCAATACCATGAATACCTAGAAAATTTGCATcataaaaacatatatgtaacaatgaaaacaaaacaaatatatcaCTCACCCGTCGTATAATCACTTCCCACCAGACACGCCAATTGTATTAGTTTCTTACGATCACAATTGAAATCTTTTTCAATTTGTTCCGAACGAAATTccaaaacatgtttattttgtGCAAAGAAATTCTTATAAACAGTACGACCACCAAACAGCCAGATATCACTGTCATCTGTTATGGTGCCATTGGTAAGTTGTACTATATCAAGAAATGCACACTGGGCTTCGGCCTCCATGGGGGCCACAATGAAGGGCACCCCAAAGAGTCGTAATAGATCTTGGCAATCAGAATTCATGCGTTGTGTTATAGACATGCCCATACGATCTTGACGATTACGTTCATTTTCTAAATCTCTTCTTTCTTGGGCCAAATCTGAAGCTATTGTATTAAGTTCTTCATGggttttttgtgattttaatatattggcCGCTTCCGTTAAAACGTCTTTTTCACTTACTGTTTGTGTTTCCTTTAAAGGTATAAACTCTTTATCCAAGTTAGTGGCCGTATCATTCACATGACTTTCGTTTTCTTGCCCGAATAAAGCTTTATTCGCCTTTGATGGCTTTTTATTGGGTGAGGGTGAATTACTGCCACTTTTACGCTGTGATTTTGGTGTTTTACGCACAAAAAATGGTGATTTTACTTTAGACACCACTTCGTTTTCCCCTTCCAAGGGTTTATCCGGTGTGCGCTTTACCACATAATCAACATTGAAAAATTCTGTTATAGAATGATTCTTAGAGGGAGTTTTTAATTTAGGAGATTTGGAATTATTTCTCGGAGATTGATTTGTGTTACGCATTAATTTTGGCGGTGGGGTTGAAGGTCGTTTGTCATTGTCATCACTATCACAGACTTCTATGATTTCATTTTTAACTTTAGAACATTTTAAGGCagcttcatcatcatcatcatcggaTAGCTCAATGACAGAATCACTAAGTTTAATGTTTTccaatttgatatttttaacttcCTCAGCTTGTTGTTTTAATTCATCTAAAATGGACAATATATTATCGGATTTTGTTGGTTtaggttttatttcatttaaaagtaaTGATTTGCTATCTTTATTCAAAGATTGTTCAGGTTTTCTATCTTCCTCTTTAATAGATGTGGGCGTTTCTTCTATGATTTCCTCTTTACTTTGTGTATCCGCAAATATATCAGCGAATAGATCATCTTCTTGTTCTAAAGGTTTACTCAAATCAATTTGTATATTAATAACTTGTGATGTTTTTGTTTCTAATGCTTCATCTGCTAAACATGGTGGCGTTTCTTCTATAACGCATTCATCCTCTAAATCtagcattttattaaatttactttttaatgttgTAGCATCTACCACTTCTTCTAAATCAGAATCGGTAGCATCGGAATCTTTAACTTCTTCTAAATCGGAATCAGTTTCGTCTacatcttttattttatttagttctaCAGCAGTTTTACTTTTATCCAAATCTGTTGCTGTATTCAAATCGCTTTTCAATTTAGATATATTTGATATTGGCTTCTGTGAATCTTCAACTTCTTCTAAATCTGAATCTGTAGCATCGGAATCCGTAACACAAAGACGTATATCTTGACTttcattgttgtttgttttatccTTGCTTAAGTCTTCTTTCTTGGGTTCTCTAAAAATAGcattaaatgcaaacaaaacAAGTTCATTAAGCTCAATAGATAGTTAAGTATAGATGAACTTACATTTCTTTTGTCTTTTCACCAGCATCGCCAATTAAACGCTCAATATCTAAAGTATCATCAAAATCTGGATTTACTTGGGTTTTCTCCAAAATCCCCGCAACTTCTTCCTTATTCATGCCTGCATATTCAATCATATATGAACGAGCTGGTCCTTTGGCTGCATTTTGCAATTGTTGACGCTGAGCCTTAGTTAATTTAAGACTTTCGTCGGAATCATAATCATAATCTTTTTCATCATAAACTTTATCAACATCATCTTGTAAAGATAAAGCAATAGCCATTTCCAAGTCCGCATCATATTCGTTACCTAATTTTTTATCAGATTCTTTAGAGGTTGAAGGTTTAATGTCTTCCTCTGTTACtttcgttttattttcttcttttttgatTTCATTCTTTTCCTCTTTAATTGGTTCTTCTTTGGCTTGCGCAAGTTTCTTTTTCAAATCTTTAACTAGCAGAAATCTTGTGTG of the Lucilia cuprina isolate Lc7/37 chromosome 2, ASM2204524v1, whole genome shotgun sequence genome contains:
- the LOC111685101 gene encoding DNA excision repair protein ERCC-5 produces the protein MGVTGLWKLIEPCGKPVPVETLEGKVLAIDISIWLHQAIKGFQDNKGAALNNAHLLGLFHRLCKLMYYRVKPVFVFDGCVPQLKRDTIARRQQQRSKLNSEADRIQALLLQSLAKEKVVQQALGPNAELLLTSPIKKLAGNKASRKEDTVDDMFKLPELPSSSKSKPNEDETTDESFNESSFYDDEYTSTSASADDSSFDESNPRIAYTSNIQAIDVKSKEFLQLPADVRHEILVDIKETRKQSSWGRLHELPSRSDDFSNFQMKRLLKRRDVQVSLETAEQEMGGRTLTYAELTNIFSEEGILETDIVEKGTKQISSDEHTRFLLVKDLKKKLAQAKEEPIKEEKNEIKKEENKTKVTEEDIKPSTSKESDKKLGNEYDADLEMAIALSLQDDVDKVYDEKDYDYDSDESLKLTKAQRQQLQNAAKGPARSYMIEYAGMNKEEVAGILEKTQVNPDFDDTLDIERLIGDAGEKTKEIEPKKEDLSKDKTNNNESQDIRLCVTDSDATDSDLEEVEDSQKPISNISKLKSDLNTATDLDKSKTAVELNKIKDVDETDSDLEEVKDSDATDSDLEEVVDATTLKSKFNKMLDLEDECVIEETPPCLADEALETKTSQVINIQIDLSKPLEQEDDLFADIFADTQSKEEIIEETPTSIKEEDRKPEQSLNKDSKSLLLNEIKPKPTKSDNILSILDELKQQAEEVKNIKLENIKLSDSVIELSDDDDDEAALKCSKVKNEIIEVCDSDDNDKRPSTPPPKLMRNTNQSPRNNSKSPKLKTPSKNHSITEFFNVDYVVKRTPDKPLEGENEVVSKVKSPFFVRKTPKSQRKSGSNSPSPNKKPSKANKALFGQENESHVNDTATNLDKEFIPLKETQTVSEKDVLTEAANILKSQKTHEELNTIASDLAQERRDLENERNRQDRMGMSITQRMNSDCQDLLRLFGVPFIVAPMEAEAQCAFLDIVQLTNGTITDDSDIWLFGGRTVYKNFFAQNKHVLEFRSEQIEKDFNCDRKKLIQLACLVGSDYTTGIHGIGAVTALEILASFTPKELINKTEDSSTTTIQNILITLQRFRNWWQSFKSTAAPPGTSARLALQKKLKNIEIHEGFPNTAVVEAYLTPKVDENKETFTWGYPDVESLREFAKKNFGWTTSKTDDILNPVLKKLNEKRTQQSIRNYFNVKNALSLRQIKVSKRVQNAIEKMSGNVDTDETAEKPTRAKRARKAPSAAGGRKKKGVPLRPTEEEVNNVSLVIEPSGSEQMARGPIRRASKRVNIPETKQIIPQREKDLAQMETNKKLAAEILKKTAKECKRKRKT